The DNA region AGTCGATGCAAAGGTACAGGAGTTGAGGAAAAAGACCAACGACCTTACCAAAGACATTAAACACATTATGACATTCCCTACTGTTCCCGACTTGAGACGGAAAAAATCGTACGACCTGGAAAGCCCGCCGTTAGAAAAGGCAACGCCAGCTTATCAACTGTTGCAGCGCCAGATGGTCATGAGAGACTTGAACGAACGTTTGCGTAAACTGGTCGCCGAAGTGCGCGAGGAGATCGTGAAGGCAACGGCAGGGGGAATGGCCGAGGCCAATTTCGCAGTATTCCCAAACCGCGAAATGGCAGCATTGATGCAGGGAATGCAGATGCTTGCCGCAGAGGTCGCGATTCCTCACAGCGGCCCCGAGGGAAGCTTCACCGTGAACGTAGGAACTCAGGAACTTAGGAAGATCCATACATTACTCTCCTATTAGCTTTCATTCGCAAACGTTTTAGATTTCTACCACGCCCTTCAGCGTGGCAAAAGCACCGAGCGGAGTACCATTGTAAAATACATGAATTTCTAGCCATTGGTTTGCAGGAACGGTTACACGGATTGTGCACGCGATCGATCCGTTTTATATGTGCGAGCAAACGATTCTTTTGTAATCCTGAAGAGAGGAAGAACGGATTAAGTCGATAGCGATAATAACGTGACGTCTCGAAACGtgcgatttttattatttatttccgaTCGGGCTACAGCACGATGACCGGTGCACCGTGGCTAGTAGACTGAAGCATTTCCTTGCTTTATAAACACGAGTGTTATCATTGTATCATTATTAACAATATGAACGATACTGTTCAGCGCGTCTTTTTTTCCTGTGGCTCTTGTATTATAATCTTTCCAGACTTCGTCAAATATACGACTTAAAAAGTATTTACATAAATAATCCTTTACATGTTCCACGTGTCGAGAATATCACAACATTGAAACTTCGTTCTCGGGAACGGATGTATTCGTCCACTTTGAACAGTAATGCATTATTATCATTCTGGGcaatgatgatgataataacaGTAGCATATCGCCATCGAAATTGACAATGAAATAGAGAGGCTATAATACAAtgtttcagtttttatttatagcgATAAAAGGAGCAATGAACTTGTTGACGTATCATCtttcattattttatgaaataacGTATGCCTTAATTACTGTCACAGTTTtattatacatacacacatgtatatatgtatatatacacatatatataaagGCGTACCatctgtatatatacatatatacacaccAGGATAGTAATAAGTGCATATATcatcattaattaattgttcGTTAACTTACTCGTTCATTCATTCTCGCTGCATGGTAATACACACTTTTtactcattcattttgtatttttcgttTTCTCCATCTCTCCCTCTCCCACTCTCTCTTTCCTCCTCTctcttaataataatattaataataataatgaaaataataattaaccaTACATTCACTCAAGGATATTTTAATAGTTGTATCTCTCTTCCTCGATCACTGTCGAAAAACTTCACCAAACGAATTGTCCGCTCAATATACAATGAATGTAGTAGACGTGTAATATCCAGTCGTGTTTCTCCTTGTTTTATCGCAAGTTGCGCGCTAAGGCTGACTGGACGTTTTTTTCTTTAGAATGCCTCCACGATACAGGGCTTGatgaattatataataaatgatCGACCTATACATCGCTCTCGAAGTGGTGCCTTGGAACATGGACGTGAGATATTGGCGTAACTAGTACGGTCAATGCGAAACGAAAACCTTCGAAATGACAGAAACGAGTCTTCTCGAACCCCTTCCTATATTCAACGTGACTCCGCGCGAGACAATTCATTTCCATTATACATATTAACAATCGACTGACTGATCGATTAAAGATCTCTAAGTCACgcgttaataaacttaacatcGAAGCAATAGCACGGGGAATACCGCTGCACAGTCTCTGCCATTAAAACTATACGGAAGAAGTCCTTTGACTGAATCTGGTTACAGGATTATCCTTTGCTCGAACACAGTCCATACTTATCTTTACGCGTGCCCCGCCTCTTTCGCTCGCGATCTCACTTAATCGAGCAAAAAGTAAGCCTGTAATTCATCCCCAGTGCAAAAAGGGTCTGTTTAATTTTGcttctatatgtatatatatcttaatcggtacgatatatatatacatacatatatatatatatatatatatatatatatatatatatatgtatatatatatcataatcGACTAAATATAGccacagaaagaaagagagtAAGCAATGAAGTTTATCAGGGCAGAACTCGCTAGCAATCTCTTCGCTCCCTTCATTTATACGATTTATCTAAAAATCAAACTGCTGCCTTAACATTAACATACTTTAATATTACTCGCCAGTATTTACTTCCGAGATACTGCCGCTTAATCGtatgcgcgcgtgcacgcgtcatgtgtacgtatgtatatatatttatataaaaaaaagaagaagaaagaaagtgTTATCAGGGTCATTAGTATCGAAGTGAAAATCTTTGATACTGTTGACTGGTACCTTacgtaagaaaaatattaacatttctcTCGAAGTTGCACACGTTATATGTATATGCGGTACCGTGCTGAGAATAAAACGAAAATCGGGAAGCAATATACTTATCTCTCGGTACGCTTATTCatatatatagttttttttctcttccacGTTCTCATATAATCGTTCACGCACACTCACACACCCccttctctctccccctctctctctctctctctatttgcAGAATAGATGTAAAATCTTTTATAATGTACTTAACCAGTTACCCCGACTGCTTAAGAGTGGTCAGAacgttctctctttctttctatgaaaattatatatatatatatacgtcgAATTGCCGATTAAATCACACACGTTACACCGTTACGTGCACTCTTTCCACAAAGGTCTTCGGGGCATCAAAACCTTTATTTTCAATTATCATCAACGGTGAATTAAATAGGTAATGACAAAATAAGAACAAGCCACCTCTGGCTGATCTCACTTGGATTTTAAGCCCAAAGAGGTGGATCAACCAAAACTCTAAGCACTGAGAATACACTGACGTTTCCACCGATCAGTGGATTCCACAAGCGTGTATCCGTGGCATTGTCCTTTTACTATGTACGATACGCTCATAATCGCAGAACTCCTCCTTTTCGTAAACTTAGAGGGTTGATTGATTTGACTCTTTGCATGGCATTCGTACAGAGTCGTGTACCTGATCTTGGATACCAGCGACTGCAAATAGGATTGATGCAACGACAAGTGATTATAGTCTTAACGTACTCCTGAAACAAAACGGTGGAGAAGGTAAGTCACGTGGCAGAGACGTCGCTGATGGATTGGAGTGTCCATTGAAATAGAGAAGCTACCTGATTGAGCATTAGCCAGAGCTGGTGGCTGACCTTGGGCTTGAGTTTGCCCCTGAGCACCCTGAGCGACTTGAACTGCACCACCTGCGGTTGCCCCGCTACTCACACTACTAGTTACTACCTTCTGCTTCAACATCGTCCAATCAAACGTGTAATCATACTGGTGATTTAACGTACGGAAGAGTATGCGGAAAAGTTGGCGAAGGTACATGTAATCTGGACTTTCTTCGAAACGTAAACCTCGCGTGTAATTTAAATACATGGCGAATTCGGCAGGAAATCCCTGCGAACGTAAACAGTTTCAGCAATTTGAACAATGGAACTTTAACATAAGCAATGATGAAGCTGATTTAACAGGAAATAATCGTAAGACATACCTTACATAAAACTTCGACGGGCGTGGACATTTTCTTTTCGCTTATCTTTTCATACTTTTGCTTTTTAGTCGCAGCTTTGAGCCCTTGCCAGGGCAAAGACCCCCGATTGAAATACATAAGCACATAGCCGAGCGATTCCATATCGTCGCGGCGGCTCTGTTCTATGCCAAGGTGTGCGTTAATCGAAGCATACCTGGCCGTGCCTGTTAAATTTTTGTCTTCCCGATAGATTATATGCACTCTCGTGCGACTATCTCTATATTTTTTAGCTAATCCAAAATCAATAATAAACAGCTGAAattttccaaattaccaacattACTGTTCAATGAAACTTTGTACCCAGGGTAAAAAGAAACATTGGCTGAAGAAACTGTAATTATACCTTATTACAATGACGGCCGATACCCATTAAGAAGTTATCTGGCTTGATATCTCTGTGGATGAAATGTTTGCAATGAACGTACTCGATCCTTCCGATCATCTGATCCGCCAGCATTAAGACCGTTTTAATTGTAAACCTTCTCGAGCAAAAAGTGAAGAGGTCTTCCAGAGACGGACCAAGAAGGTCCATAACAAGTACATTATATTCCCGTTCTTGTCCATACCTATGTATCAATCAAACAACAACTCTTTATGCAAGTTGCACGACATGTAATAAAACGATCTCGTTCTACGGGTAAATTTATATTTCGAGCGGCGTTACTTTTATCAACTAAAAGAGGCTTTGAAAGTAATAATTACCAACGTATATGAGGAATCCCTACACCTCCATGTAGAATTTTATATAGCTTTGACTCGTATAAGAGTTGTGGATGTCGAGCACGCACGCTCTCCAATTTAACGGCAACTTCCTGCAATGACACAGAGCGCAAATGTTTCAATCAATTGTTGCAGGAACTTTCCaaacatttcatattttataaattactgtATTTAGGTATAATAAACAAGTTCGACTAATTATATCAGCTGATCGTGTTCCATTAATTCCCATTTAACTTTCCAACAGTAAAATGCATCGAAAGGAAGCGAGTGTTTGTCCATCGTGTTTCTGTCACAGTATTTTGCAATTCTCATTGAAATTTCCATAAATACAACTTACCTATGTGCACGCACTTTGCCGGAAAGCAAAATACTATCTTTGCACACAGAAAAAGTTGTATTTTGTGtaataacttttattctataCTATTTCTCACTTGTTTCGtattactttacttttttaagctACGTGCTACTCGATAGATGACACGTTGCGCAATAGTATAATGCCACTGTACAATAACAATTATGACATCGTTCGTGGATAtatgagatatatatatatatatatagaaaaaacTGAAAACTTTATGTCAAATAGAAATTAGACACTCTGTAAGGTTAGACCTTGATCTAGCAAGGGTCGTAGAAAAGGTGAAGTATAATAGAAATTTATATAGTCACCAATTCCACCACAAAACTGTTATTCGCAATGGAGAGGTTCTAGCTGGTCAGGCACACTGTATCGCTGACCATTTTGGCACGAGCATCGCAAAGTACACAAATTTTACAAACACTGATCCACAAGAGTTTGTGGAAAGAATGTTTACAAGAATATCCACTTTTATGCACAGAGGTGAATGATATCGCAAAATACTGAACGAACACTGACGATGGGATACTAAGACACAAGTTTCAAAATAATCCTCGAATTCTTGTAACTATCGCTGAAACGCGGGCCCGCTTTAACGAGAATTTTTCCACGCTGCGAAGGTTTTCGTTGGAGAAAGAACGGTGAGTTGCCGTGGCCAGCATACCACGGCACCGTAGACAACATATTTCGTGGAAAGCTTAACGCGGAGCCGTTAGGTAGAATTCTCGTCGGGGGTGCAGATCGAAGGAAATGCTCGTTAAAATGGGCTGGTCGCGGGGAACGGGAAGAAGCTGGAGAACGTAACGAAGGGCTACGCGATGGGACAGGTGATAGTGTTGCACGAAACGGTACTCCTTACCTCGCCATTAGAGATGTTGATACCGAGGTAAATGTCGCCGAAGGATCCTGAGCCGATCTTCCTCATCAGCCTGTATTTGCCACCCACGATAAAATCATTCTTCGCTACTGACATCGCCAACTGTAACGACATATTACTCTTGGCTTTCCAATTTTCTTGACCTCCCTTCGCTAGAACCAACGACGGGTCTCTGCGACTTAGCTCACGTCGGAATCAAACCTGATTTAATGTACGAACGCGTACCCGGTACGACGAATACTCCATTTATTGGCAAACAGGACGATGTTAAGCCTTCCCGGGACCGTATCGATGctgtatatattatttattacaaaatacgtACAGGAATATCGTGGCCAAAAAGTCGAACTCTCTGGCTGGCATAACAAAACCCCACTAACACGCCGACATTTTCCCTTTCGCTAGAGGCACGAGAGCGACTGACGTTGCGGAAACGATGCGTCACGGCGGCCACCGTTCAAGTCACCGTCCTTATCGCCCTTTCCCCCGCGATTATTCGCGATATCTTTTCCACCCGCCAAGCCGGAAACCTTCGATATTAATGATTTAAAGAAATTTCGTCGGATCGCATGGCGGCCTCGACATCGCTGCGGAATTTCACTGTGACCAAGTGACTCGCTTGAATTCTCGGTGCTAGATTTTGCTCAGGACTGTACCCCGACGTACGTTAGGGGTTCCTCGCTGAACGATATTTCTTTCGTGagatttcgaaaataatatgGTTCAATCTGAATTTCTCGCTTTAATTGTCCATTCGAAGATGTTCCGCGGTATCCCAGGCGAAAATCGATCGTTTGAGAGTTGAGTCGAAGGAACAGAGAAACAAAGGGAACGGGCAGGGACTTATTGTCGAGATTGTTGCTGGTATTTGCACGGGATTGACAGCGACTGGAAGCgcggatttaaaaatttaagctGCTTCGATTCTACTCTGCCCGCTGTTTAAGTATTTCTTGCCAATTCCGGGGTATTATTGAATATTCGGCATTTCCTGTACGCACGGGTCGACCAATATGGTGGCAGCGGATTAAAATATTCGGATGTATATGAATAACGTTTTAGATATATTGTGTATCGATAGAACAAGTGTATTTTACAATACGCATATATATCGCTAATTCTTTGTAAATAATATAGGTCAAACTTGTCACCGTTTTTTAAGCAACTTGTCCTTTCGTATAGGTACGGCACTGATGTACCGGAACCTTGTGCTACTTACTTGGTTACTAATGCGTAATGATTGCAACATGATATTTCGTCCCTTAAACGTTTATTATTCTAAGCGGAAAAATAAATCGGAATTAGAAACGGTATAAAATGTCCTTCCGTCACAGAGCGTAGAAGAAATACGTATATGGCAGTCCGCACTTTTCGCGAGTCCTCAGCGACATCTAAATTGTATATGGCCAATGTCGAAGGGAGTACGTTATTTGGCGAGCTATCGAGCATCTTTTCGCGTGTATCATTGCGATCGGCAATTAATTGAATCGCAAGAAATCGATGGCAGCTGCTTTGCGAAATTCGATACGATTGTCGCAGTTGATACATACGAAGCATGTTTGCATAGGCACGGAAAGTTGCAACAAACGGTTCATCATGACGAGTCGGGCCAGACTTCAGAAAGCTTTAGAAGATGTACAAAAGAATCCTTACTTTGACAAGTACGCCGAGAAGATAGCGAAGCTTCAGAAAACCAGCCCCGAAGAATTTCTGCGGCGTGTTGAGCAGAAAGAGACGCAGCTGCGAGAAAAGAAAGGTACATAACCTATACGACATTCGTGCCTGGCCGGTATACGCtcgtgtttattattattataccgaATAAAAGTTGATTAAGGTTGCCCATTTTATTGTTTCACGTCGATCCTGAATTCTTATTGTATTCATGTGTATTCGTAACGATGCATTGTTTTAAAGAGTAATATATCGATTTAGAGCGAGATTAATCTTTATTCTTAGTAACTAAGCATAACGTTTCTTGTGACGCTGGTGTTATTCAATTGAAGAGAAACAACAGCGTGAGAGTAAGTTCTTTGAGAGCGAAGCGAAGCCGCGCCTGGATCAAAGCCAGCAACCCCGGCAAGCGCAATTGGCCAGTATAATGAAGGTGGATATGATTCAGGACAAAACGAAAGAGGAGATCGTAAATATTTGGAGAGACTACCATAAGCAGAAGGATTGTATATGTAGCGCATTAACGCCGGAGCAATTTGATAAAATATTCGAACGCGGGAAACGGtatccaacgtttctgttaccTCTACCTAGAGAGCACGGATACGAGTTTATCGTTGCTCAGTTTCATGGATCAGAGGTGCATATGACGCCGCTTTTGTGGTTCCAAACTCATAAAGAAAATGCGCCGGAATGTTTAACAATGGTGCATTACACCGAACTCAAAGACAGCAAAGGCGTTGTGCTTATGCGAGGCGAATTCGATAAGAAATCCATAAGCGTGCAGGAAGCGCAATGTTTAGCGAACGAGTTACAGTTGTATTATAGTACAGACAATCCCAAGAGATTGCAGTTGTTGGAGACGTTCACCAGTAAACCTGATGCGTTCAAGCACATGGATCTCATAGCTCAGTTAGAAACGATACAGTTAGATTTCCGTTCCGACTGAATGTTTACCTGTAAAATTTGTACATAGCGTTATCAAAATAAATTACTAAGCAATACAATCTGTATGGAATATTATTTACTTAAGTTAGCATTAATTGTAAATTCGTGTGGATTTTAGTTGCTGCCAATTTAAAAGAGACTTATATCCAATCATCATGGACATTTCCGTTTTCGATGAAGAATGCGCAACGATTGCGGACTCCTATTAGGAGAAACAATTTCAGCGATTGTGCGCATAAAAACACATATATCACTACACCAATATTTTATGTTAACGCTGGTAGGCAGCTAGAATTATAGACACATTTACCTTTCTCGTGGAATTATGTACTTGGGGTAGAGCTCGTTCAAGTACGCTGACTTCTACTTTCTCTACTATTAGGACCGCATGTTGGACACCTTTATACTGCAGTTTTGGGAGATGCTATAGCTAGATTCAATTCCATGATGGGGCACTCGGTATTTCTGTGCACAGGCACGGACGAGCACGGCAATAAAGTTGAGAAGGCCGCGAATGCAGCGGCTTTGCCAACTCCCCAATATTGTACAGCTGTTTCGCGGCAATTCCAAGATATGTGCCACACGTTCCAAGTCGACTATTCACGGTTCATTCGAACAACGGAGAGGCAGCATCAAGGAGCGGTTCATCACTTTTGGGTTGTTAAACTAAGGAAATGGTTTGTCTCGGATTGGCGAGCGCGCAGAACGTCTACATAGAAGATTAAAAACTTTCAGGATTGTTTAGAAAAAAAGGGGCATATTTATTTGGGAAAATATTCCGGATGGTACAGTGTGTCGGACGAGGCTTTTGTCCCAGATGCAGAATTAATAGAAACGAAGGATAGTGCTGGGAACGTTATCGGAGTATCCACGGAATCGGGGAATCCCGTGGAGTGGACTGACGAAGAAACGTACAAATTCCGGCTTAGCTCGTTCCAAGATGATTTAAAATATTGGCTGAAAGATGGTATATCTATCTACAACTGTTCTGATTTAATGAACTCGTTTTTATTGAAGAAAGTCGTTACTTTAATATACAAAACTGTATTTAGAAAATACAGTACAACCGGCGATATATCGGAAAATTTTGTCTACTTGGATCGAAAAAGGTCTACAAGACTTAAGTATTTCTAGACCTATTAGCAGAGCGCCCTGGGCAATTCCTAATCCCTCCGACGAGTCTCACACGATATACGTGTGGCTGGATGCGTtagtgaattatttaacttcgaTAGGATATCCAGACAGTTCGTTCAAACAATTTTGGCCACCAACTGTACAAGTAAATGCCTTTCTTTGTATCCTAATGTAAAGCAGTATTCAATGGTGAGGGAGTGATTTTCcaaatttaagaatatttacAAACACAGATCGTGGGGAAagacatattaaaatttcatggCATATATTGGCCAGCATTTTTGATGGCCGTTGGTCTTGAGCCACCGAGAAGGCTTCTGTGTCACGGGCATTGGACAGTTGATGATCAGAAAATGTCGAAATCTAAAGGGAATGTTATTTCGCCGTTCGAAGCCATGGGCAATTTCACATCAGATGGTTTAAGATACTTCCTCTTACGACAAGCAGTCCTGCATGCAGATGCAAGTATGGCAAATGATATCATACGCGCGTTCCCTTTCAGTTAGAAGCAACGATCCTCTCGACATTTCACACTACATTTCTTTCTTGCAGATTATAACGAGGCAAAGATTCAAAGAGTATTGAACGCAGAGCTGGCCAATACACtgggaaatttaattaaacggtGTTTGGGCCAGTCTATCAATCCGAATCATATAATACCCGACCCGGCCGCATGCATAAGCATTTTAAAGTCCGAGGTAGCTCTTGAGAACATAAAAACTTTGGAGGTAATAAGCGAAAGAGTGAAAGAGTATTACGAGGAATGCCATTTGCATCATGCAGTAGACGCTGTCATGAATATGTTACACATAGCAAATCAAATGTTCGAGTATCATGAACCGTGGCATTTATGTAAATCCAGTGATCCTGACTCGATCAAAGAATTGGAAGCCGTGATATCTCTCGCTTTAGAAAACATACGAGTGGCTGGCATACTATTGTATCCGATCGTACCAAGACTGAGCACTAGTATCCTGGACCTGCTTCAGGTCCCAAAAGAAAATCGCGGCTGGGAAGACGCGAGACCGCTTCATGTAACAAACTCTCTGACCGGGGGACGCATTGTATCACAGAACGTAgtgttatttaagaaaataaaatgttaagAACACACCAAGTGCCCGGACCCTTAAACGCTAATTGGGTATAGACTCGGTGTAGGATGATGAGGTTGTAATAAAACTTTTCAGATTTAATACTCGCGTGGAAGTCTTACGCTAATATATTTACAGAGAACGGTCATTCGAATATTCATTAGTATACATCAACATCGTGCACGTGCCACTCCGACAAGGGAGACATAGTCGTTTAATGGCctctgttttcatttttctaatttactacgATATATATTTCTAATCTCCGGGTTCTCactgtctctctctccctctctctttctttctctctcgtcgGAATGTAATGCACTTTGCGTCGCAAATATAGATGTATGGAAGAGGCTCGACGAAACGTCGTGAGCGTCGGTCGCGTTTCGCGAGGATCTCCTTCGTTCGGATATATGACGCAAATTCGAGTTAGATTCGACGGGTTTCACGACGATCCAGCGACACGTTTGTAATAGCACCTAAACGATATTGTCGCTTAAAATGCAGAAAGTGAACGTGGCTCGCGTCCTCGTGTCCCatcaaatagaaaaataaataaatggctATTTACAAGATGGAAAATGAATCTGTGCGGATTCCACCGCGATCCTAATTGCTAATAAGCTACGATTCGACAGACGTTAACTATTAGCGCGTCGCGTGACGCCCAGCTGCGCGTCGTAGATGCGCTATCACTCCATAAATTACAATTGCTTTATGAGAACGTATTCTAAGTGCTACGCTTGTTGAATCTCtctacgaattttttttttttgcgtttccTTTTAAATCTTACACTGATATCCTCCCGTTCAACTTCTAGACAGTCCGCGCTTATCTTCCCCTTCTCTTCCTTCGTTAATGGGTGGATTATGTCTCGTGGATATGTTTTGAACTACCTTTTGGTGATTGTCTTTAATTTCTGCTCTTAATCGATCGCCGGTATCGACAAGTTTCCGTCCCCTTTCGCCGTTCGTGGATGAAAAATACtgagtaaaaaaattcacacGAAATTCTCGCCGTTCCTATCTCTAAGCCATGATGCGTGtcgattttcaattttctaccgCCGAAACGAAGAGACGGTGGGCCGTGTTGAACTTTTCCTAATACCTTCGATATGTAGATAACTTCTATTGCTTAGAGCGATACAACGTTCGTTTCTACCACGTGTCAATCATTAAATGCAGAGCGCCCCGGAACATCCGCTACAACACTACGGGAGAAACATTCGTTTTCGCGGGGGGGATGGTgagaacgaattttaaaaaatggcggGCTCGCGCGCCCTCACGCGTCGCGAGCCGTAACGGTTTCGTATCGCGGATTTCGAGGCACCCGCAACAATAGTCTCTACCCGAACGGTGTGAGAAACGTTATTGCGCTGGGATGATTCGCAGAGAGGAAAAGTTCAATAAACGTACTCGGCGTCTCGAAACAAGTCCGCAAATTCGGTAACgccttattcgaataattaaacaGGTTAAAGTTCATCGATCGCTATT from Andrena cerasifolii isolate SP2316 chromosome 10, iyAndCera1_principal, whole genome shotgun sequence includes:
- the LOC143374012 gene encoding methionine--tRNA ligase, mitochondrial-like isoform X5 — translated: MAAALRNSIRLSQLIHTKHVCIGTESCNKRFIMTSRARLQKALEDVQKNPYFDKYAEKIAKLQKTSPEEFLRRVEQKETQLREKKVAANLKETYIQSSWTFPFSMKNAQRLRTPIRRNNFSDCAHKNTYITTPIFYVNAGPHVGHLYTAVLGDAIARFNSMMGHSVFLCTGTDEHGNKVEKAANAAALPTPQYCTAVSRQFQDMCHTFQVDYSRFIRTTERQHQGAVHHFWVVKLRKWIV
- the LOC143374012 gene encoding methionine--tRNA ligase, mitochondrial-like isoform X2, with the protein product MDCLEKKGHIYLGKYSGWYSVSDEAFVPDAELIETKDSAGNVIGVSTESGNPVEWTDEETYKFRLSSFQDDLKYWLKDENTVQPAIYRKILSTWIEKGLQDLSISRPISRAPWAIPNPSDESHTIYVWLDALVNYLTSIGYPDSSFKQFWPPTVQIVGKDILKFHGIYWPAFLMAVGLEPPRRLLCHGHWTVDDQKMSKSKGNVISPFEAMGNFTSDGLRYFLLRQAVLHADANYNEAKIQRVLNAELANTLGNLIKRCLGQSINPNHIIPDPAACISILKSEVALENIKTLEVISERVKEYYEECHLHHAVDAVMNMLHIANQMFEYHEPWHLCKSSDPDSIKELEAVISLALENIRVAGILLYPIVPRLSTSILDLLQVPKENRGWEDARPLHVTNSLTGGRIVSQNVVLFKKIKC
- the LOC143374012 gene encoding ATP synthase mitochondrial F1 complex assembly factor 1-like isoform X4 — translated: MAAALRNSIRLSQLIHTKHVCIGTESCNKRFIMTSRARLQKALEDVQKNPYFDKYAEKIAKLQKTSPEEFLRRVEQKETQLREKKEKQQRESKFFESEAKPRLDQSQQPRQAQLASIMKVDMIQDKTKEEIVNIWRDYHKQKDCICSALTPEQFDKIFERGKRYPTFLLPLPREHGYEFIVAQFHGSEVHMTPLLWFQTHKENAPECLTMVHYTELKDSKGVVLMRGEFDKKSISVQEAQCLANELQLYYSTDNPKRLQLLETFTSKPDAFKHMDLIAQLETIQLDFRSD
- the LOC143374012 gene encoding methionine--tRNA ligase, mitochondrial-like isoform X3, with the protein product MAAALRNSIRLSQLIHTKHVCIGTESCNKRFIMTSRARLQKALEDVQKNPYFDKYAEKIAKLQKTSPEEFLRRVEQKETQLREKKVAANLKETYIQSSWTFPFSMKNAQRLRTPIRRNNFSDCAHKNTYITTPIFYVNAGPHVGHLYTAVLGDAIARFNSMMGHSVFLCTGTDEHGNKVEKAANAAALPTPQYCTAVSRQFQDMCHTFQVDYSRFIRTTERQHQGAVHHFWDCLEKKGHIYLGKYSGWYSVSDEAFVPDAELIETKDSAGNVIGVSTESGNPVEWTDEETYKFRLSSFQDDLKYWLKDENTVQPAIYRKILSTWIEKGLQDLSISRPISRAPWAIPNPSDESHTIYVWLDALVNYLTSIGYPDSSFKQFWPPTVQNIYKHRSWGKTY
- the LOC143374012 gene encoding methionine--tRNA ligase, mitochondrial-like isoform X1 — protein: MAAALRNSIRLSQLIHTKHVCIGTESCNKRFIMTSRARLQKALEDVQKNPYFDKYAEKIAKLQKTSPEEFLRRVEQKETQLREKKVAANLKETYIQSSWTFPFSMKNAQRLRTPIRRNNFSDCAHKNTYITTPIFYVNAGPHVGHLYTAVLGDAIARFNSMMGHSVFLCTGTDEHGNKVEKAANAAALPTPQYCTAVSRQFQDMCHTFQVDYSRFIRTTERQHQGAVHHFWDCLEKKGHIYLGKYSGWYSVSDEAFVPDAELIETKDSAGNVIGVSTESGNPVEWTDEETYKFRLSSFQDDLKYWLKDENTVQPAIYRKILSTWIEKGLQDLSISRPISRAPWAIPNPSDESHTIYVWLDALVNYLTSIGYPDSSFKQFWPPTVQIVGKDILKFHGIYWPAFLMAVGLEPPRRLLCHGHWTVDDQKMSKSKGNVISPFEAMGNFTSDGLRYFLLRQAVLHADANYNEAKIQRVLNAELANTLGNLIKRCLGQSINPNHIIPDPAACISILKSEVALENIKTLEVISERVKEYYEECHLHHAVDAVMNMLHIANQMFEYHEPWHLCKSSDPDSIKELEAVISLALENIRVAGILLYPIVPRLSTSILDLLQVPKENRGWEDARPLHVTNSLTGGRIVSQNVVLFKKIKC